caaagtgaaaacattttttgaaatgttgcacatttattgaaaatgaaatacagaaatgtctCCCTGAAATATTCATATCTCTGAGTCtgtacatgttagaatcatctttggaagcgattacagctgtgagtctttctaggtaagtctctaagagctttgcacacctggattgtacaatatttgtccattattattttcaaaattcttcaagctctgtcaaattgattgttgatcattgctagacaaccctTTTTAAatcttgccatatattttaacTGAGTCAGtcttcttgataagcaactccagtgtagatttggccttgtgttttatgttattgtcctgctaaaaggtgaattaatctcccagtgtctgttggaaagcagacaaccagctTTTCCTCTAAGATTCTGCCTGTGTTTAGCCCCATTccatttcttcttctttcttaTCCAGAAACACTCCCATGACAGAGAAATATGTGATTctaatgacatcatcaaccaattagtagaCAATTAGTAGGCAATACCTACTCAAATTTGATCAAAATCACGATGCACACctatgatgtcattggaaacgcTTATCTTCCTCTATGTTTTAGTAGAAAACGTAGAAATGCACCAATTTCACATGTTGATGTTGggatggtgctggagatgatgactATGAAGTTGGAGAATGGTGACGTTTCCCATTAAGGAAGTTGACTTCATGGAAATCAAATGTAGCCTCATATAAATCATATTGTGTGCATTTTATCATCCAGTAGGCCTCGTATGGTGTGCAAACAAATGTGAACTCACGTCTACATTAGAGTGGAGGTAGGCAGACTATGGGCTATTTAGGCCTTCTGACCTGATCAGGATACCATTTGTCTGTTAAGCGTCTGTTTGTAATAAAGGGCACAGTTCTGCAGGTGAGTAAATTGTACTACCCTTCGATTTGAGACGCCAGACTCTTTCTCGCTGACTATTTTACTGTTTTAAGCGTCTGTTTGTAATAAAGGGCACAGTTCTGCAGGTGAGTAAATTGTACTACTCTTAGATTTGAGACGCCAGACTCTTTCTCACGGACTATTTTACTGTTTTGAGCGTCTGTTTGTAATAAAGGGCACAGTTCTGCAGGTGAGTAAATTGTACTACTCTTAGATTTGAGACGCCAGACTCTTTCTCACTGACTATTTTACTGTTTTGAGCGTCTGTTTGTAATAAAGGGCACAGTTCTGCAGGTGAGTAAATTGTACTACTCTTAGATTTGAGACGCCAGACTCTTTCTCACTGACTATTTTACTGTTTTGTTACTTCTCCCTTCCGTTGTCATCCTTACCGCTGCTCCGTTCCCATCACGCTAGACTACTTTGCATAGCTTTACCTCTCCCACTCCGCTTCCTCGACACGAGGACGttcctccccctttctcactATAAACACACCCATTGATTTTACGGAGGGAAGACCCGACTCAACCGAGCGCACGGTATGCACTATCGACATAGAACTCCTATAGGATCAGAAGCAAGTCTGGAGTCAGTCCACGAGCGCAACCCTTTATCTTTATTCCTTCAAACTGGACGGAACGACGAATGTTGAACTGGAGATCTCATCACTGAACGACACATTTGGATGAGTCGAGTCCATTGACATCTATATAGGGATAGAAATATTGTCCAGATCCTTTCCAAATAAGGCTATTCCTTTTTGAGGAACCCAAGACGCGCATTCTCCCAAGCACAGGTGGCTTGCTTGAACCAGCATCGTGGCTACTCTTCCAGCAGTGGCATGTTCGAGGGATAAAGCAGACACAATTGAACTCCTACTTTCACCCAAAGAGGTAGGAATGGCACATAGCCTATTTGTATTTTTCACATTTGAGAATTGTTATTGCCATTATTGTTGATGTTGTGATATAGGCTCCATGCACGGAGGAGCTTTGATGGAGCATTTAAGAGGATCACACCTCCCATTATTGTGTCTTTCTGTGGAAACGCCTCATTTAAGAACATAGCCTAGACACCATCCTGTAATGGATTTTGCAGCATGACACTTATTAAAGGAATTCCTCAAATGTCTGTCTAGGAGATGTCATATTAGAATAATTTAGAGGACATTTGCATTATCATGTTAATTGGCTGCATATATTCTAGCATACTTTAACGAGAGAAGCAAGACAAAGCAAAGATTGAGATCATATAGCCTAACGTGTTATTTTTAGGGCACGAATAGGACGTTTAGCATGTGTACGTCTTTTATAAATATATTCAAGCCAATCCCATCTAGAAACACTGAGGCGatgtttataaaaaaatatttaaaaaaatcaacCCTTGCAATTGTAACCCTTATATTGTGTTGTCTTCTCATTGATTTAAACCCGGTCTATTCTGAATGGTCTCCCTGGGTGCCCTTCACAGCTGCTCCCGGTGTAACGAGATTAACGGAGGGCATCAGGTGTGATATAGTGCCAACATAGCTGCTGATGTGTCATTAATGTTCCTTATTCGGTTAAATTCGGCAAGGAACACAATTTTAGTCCCGTGGAGCGTTGGGTTTAACAACACAATTAACCTCTCGCACAGAGACGATGACAGCCAGTCGGGGACCGCCAGCATTGTATTGGTTACATGACAATTAGGACTGATTGGATTTGAATATACACTCGTAGATGACGGCTGTTTACACTGAGGGATTAAATTGGCATTTTGCACAGTGATGGGGTTTATTTTTCCTGCATGGATCGGACAGTTATAGGATACACATGCCTTGCTGTTTACTTTTGCAAGTTTTCTCCCTGCCTAGcccccccacctcttctctctatatCCCTGGTCCACTTTGAACACCTGGCAATGATTTGACAGATTCCAGCCAGCCCCAGACATCAgatcagacagtgtgtgtgtgtgtgtgtgtgtgtgtgtgtgtgtgtgtgtgtgtgtgtgtgtgtgtgtgtgtgtgtgtgtgtgtgtgtgtgtgtgtgtgtgtgtgtgtgtgtgtgtgtgtgtgtgtgtgtgtgtgtcatgacatCATCCAGCACAGCAGCTATCTGTCTGCCTGACCCAGTCATATCAACGTCTCTGGCAGACAGACATTGCTTTCTTGATCTCAGCCCAGGGAGCGAGCGACCCTGCTGATATTGATCATATCACACACCCTGCCTGAAATCAAAATGAGATTGAGAggttgcattccaaatggcaccgtattctctatgtagtgcactactttgaccaggccgcattccaaatggcaccgtattctctatgtagtgcactactttgaccaggccgcattccaaatggcaccgtattctctatgtagtgcactactttgaccaggccgcattccaaatggcaccgtattctctatgtagtgcactactttgaccaggccgcattccaaatggcaccgtattctctatgtagtgcactactttgaccaggccgcattccaaatggcaccactACTTTGACCAGGCCGCATTCCaaattctctatgtagtgcactactttgaccaggccgcattccaaatggcaccgtattctctatgtagtgcactactttgaccaggccgcattccaaatggcaccgtattctctatgtagtgcactactttgaccaggccgcattccaaatggcaccgtattctctatgtagtgcactactttgaccagggcccatagggctctataggAAATGGGGGGCCAATTGGGATGCACCCTGAGAATGTGATGGAGACTCACTACCCTTCCTTAGGACTGTGTAGAGATGAGTAATACACTCTTACAGGGTTTGGCTTGGCTTGGACTAGCTTCCATTTATATTCAGGGATTCTGGTTAGAAAAAGGACTTTAAACTGTAGGCTACATCCCAATGCTTTAAATATATTATCATGCATTTTTCTAtgatgtgtttgtatgggtttccatgtgtttgtatgggtttcCATATGTTTGTATGGGTTTCCATATGTTTGTATGGGTTTCCATATGTTTGTATGGGTTTCCATATGTTTGTATGGGTTTCCATATGTTTGTATGGGTTTTCTTTTTAGAATCACTCATGCCACTGGCTATGTCTATTACTTGATTATTATACAGTATAATAATGCAAATACAATTCATAATTTTGTTCTCTTTCTCCAGGATTCAATGAAAATGTCTGTGTGCGTCCATGAGAACCGCAAGTCGCGTGCCGGCACCGGCTCCATGAACATCTACCTGTTCCACAAGTCGTCGTACGCTGACAGCGTCCTGATGCACCTGAACACACTGAGGCAGCAACGTCTCTTCACCGACGTCCTCCTCCACGCCGGGAGCCGCTCTTTCCCCTGCCACCGTGCCGTGCTGGCCGCCTGCAGCCGCTACTTCCAGGTAAAGACACTGTTACCTATAAGGCAGGATACTGTTAGTGTTTGCCATTGGAAAACAAGTCACGTTTAGCTGCCATGCTAACACTAGCTGGACCAAATGCTAATCCGCTAACTCTTGGTTTCCCACCCCCTTGTTTGTCTGTCAGGCTATGTTCTCTGGAGGTCTCCGGGAGAGCCAGGCCAGCGAGGTTGACTTCAGGGACTCCATCCACCCTGAGGTCCTGGAGCTGTTATTAGACTACGTCTACTCCTCTCGCGTGGTCATCAACGAGGAGAATGCAGAGTCTCTGCTGGAGGCCGGGGACATGCTGGAGTTCCAGGACATCCGGGACGCCTGCGCCGAGTTCCTGGAGAGGAACCTGCACCCGTCCAACTGCCTGGGCATGCTGCTGCTGTCCGACGCCCACCAGTGCACCAAGCTGTCTGAGTTGTCCTGGGCCATGTGCCTCAGCAACTTCCCCGCCATCTGCAAGACAGAGGACTTCCTGCAGCTCCCCAAAGACATGGTGGTGCAGCTCCTGTCCCACGAGGAGCTGGAGACAGAGGACGAGAGGCTGGTCTATGAGGCCACCCTCAACTGGGTCAACTACGACCTGGAGAGGAGGCACTGTCACCTGCCGGAGCTGCTGCAAACCGTCCGCCTGGCACTGCTCCCCGCCATCTTCCTCATGGAGAACGTGTCAACAGAGGAGCTGATCAACGCCCAGTTAAAGAGCAAGGAGCTGGTGGACGAGGCCATCCACTGCAAACTGAAGATCCTCCAGAACGACGGGGTGGTGAACAGCCCCTGCGCCCGGCCCAGGAAGACCAGCCACGCCCTGTTCCTCCTGGGAGGACAGACCTTCATGTGTGACAAGCTGTACCTGGTGGACCAGAAGGCCAAGGAGATCATCCCCAAGGCAGACATCCCCAGCCCCAGGAAGGAGTTCAGCGCCTGCGCCATCGGCTGTAATGTCTACGTGACCGGCGGGAGGGGCTCAGAGAACGGTGTGTCCAAAGACGTGTGGGTCTATGATACTGTGCATGAGGAGTGGTCCAAGGCAGCGCCCATGCTCATTGCCCGCTTCGGCCACGGGTCAGCCGAGCTGAAACACTGCTTGTACGTGGTTGGAGGACACACGGCCGGCACCGGCTGCCTCCCCGCCTCACCCTCGGTGTCCCTGAAACAGGTGGAGCAGTTCGACCCGGCGGCCAATAAGTGGACCATGGTGGCGCCGCTGAGGGAAGGCGTGAGCAATGCGGCGGTGGTCAGCGTCAAGCTGAAACTCTTCGCCTTCGGCGGAACCAGCGTCACCCATGACAAACTTCCCAAGGTGCAGTGCTACGACCCGCAGGAGAATTGCTGGATGGTTCCCGCCTCCTGCCCGCAGCCCTGGCGCTACACTGCCGCCGCCGTCCTCGGCAATCAGATCTTTGTGATGGGCGGGGACACAGAGTTCTCGGCGTGCTCGGCCTATAAGTTCAGCAGCGATACCTACCAGTGGACTAAAGTGGGAGACGTGACGGCTAAGAGGATGAGCTGCCAGGCCGTAGCGTCAGGTAACAAACTGTATGTGGTGGGGGGCTACTTTGGCACACAGCGGTGTAAGACTCTGGACTGTTATGACCCGACGCTGGATGCTTGGAACAGCATCACTACCGTACCCTACTCCCTCATCCCCACTGCCTTCGTCAGCACCTGGAAACATCTTCCAGCCTGACCTGCATGGCATTCTGGGATAAGCCCACATCTCCATCCCAACCCCCCTCTCATGAGGTATggagatctctgtctctctctctctctctctctctgtctctctgtctctgtctctctctctctctctctctctctgtctctgtctctctctctgtgtgtgtagtctgtttgtttgtttgttactaTCTGTCAGTAGAGGAATGAGATGGAATGCATAATGTATTAGTGATACTCTAGGCAGTCCAGACTGGAGAGTCCAAGCGATTTCAAATATTCTCAGCTGAGCTGAGTGCATAAGGTAGTTTCTTGTTGTCAGTTTTTATGATGAACACTCTTCGTCACATATCTATTGGGCTGTGTTTTGAACTCTCATTGTCAAATATCTATTGGGCTGTGTTTTGAACTCTCATTGTCAAATATCTATTGGGCTTTGTTTTGAACTCTCATTGTCACATACTGGGATGATATAAGTAAAATTCCCAGCTCATAGGTTCAAGACAGCTGTTTTCATTCAGTAGCCAGTAGATAAAAATCCCGTTCTTCCTCCATCACCCTACAAAGATCCTGATTGAATCAAGCACAAATGGACTATTGATAAAGTGATTAGATTGCCATGCGATTTTGGCCAGGGCTGAACTGCATGCTTTGAATACTAACCAAGCAGCCACCGCTATTTGATTTGTGTCTGTTGATACCAGTGAAAACCACAGATACAGGGAGAAACAAAATGCACCAGACCACtgtgtggagagaggggagtgagtggGAGGATGGGGGATTGTATGTGTAGGTCATGAGAGTTATGAGACCGCAGGGTTAGGGCgagacaattttgactttgcggCTGGCCTAAGGGGAAATCACTCCGTTCTGCCTAcaggacaagactcatgacaatacACTTCAACCTGCACgaggcagtgaaggaggaggCACACAGGGGGTAATTGAAACAGAATAGAATACTTTTATTGTCCCTGTGGGGGAAATTTGTCTGAGGGGGTTGAGAGCGGGGAGGCCAATTAAGACAAGTTACATGCCGGCAAGCTACAACATCCTGGTGAGGCTAATCCACTCTCAATTGCCTCTTTTTGATGGGTTTATGGTGCTCTGGGTGGgaggtgagcgagagagaggcagtctgGAGTTACTGAGATGAGAAGGCAGAGGGTGGTAACAGGGAGTAAGACTTCGGTGCCTGTCTTTCAGAGAGAACGCGGATGCACAGCCATGCAGACAAGCAAAGCACAGCCAGTACACACACTCCGGCCTTGACAAATAACAGTGCCTGGACAGGAAGTGAGTGTTTACTGTTTCTCTGAGCAGCCCCagtctcccccacctctcccctgggtctgtgtgtctgtctgtgtgtatctgcaaAGCCTTATAGTaaccactctctgtctccttgACGATAAGCAGGCCAGACGGATGTAGAGCACAGACCATTGGCAACCCTGCTCATTCTGAACACTGGAGACCCTGGTGTCATAATCCAACTCTCGCTTTCACACTCACACACGATCGTATAAAGGCagacatacatgcacacacacacacacacacgcatgcagacaCAATTGGCAGACTTTCTCATTTCGCAGACCTTGGTGAAATGGCTGTGTGCCCTCAGCTCATGAGccaaagagaggggagagacagagagggaaagatagatACATAGATTGATCGGCCTGGGATACTGATGCGCCTCTCCGCTCCACTATTCTTTGCTCTCCTTTGATGAAATGCTCCCTGACTTAAGTGCACATTTTTCTTCAGTGACTCATCTCTGAAACAGAGACTGCAGTGAAAGCTTTAACCCTCTAGACTAGACCAATGCAACATACTGCTTTTGGGTGTACAATTATTTCAGATTTCAGTCACTGATTTATTGTAAGGCCTGCTCCTCTCTTTTGTGTAGGTGCCCATTTTTCTGTAAACAGTCATAGTGTGGAGTGGTgactccacacagagacacaatgacACTGACATATTAaatagtgggaggagaggagggtgaaaaACAGATCTCTTCAGTTAGTCtgttttcacacttttttggttgctcaACACTTCCCAGGGGGACTCCCCTCTacacttccctctcctctctcttcatccctcccttttcccttcctctctctccctctattagGTCTAGTCCGTCCTGCTGGCTTGTACTGGTTACAGCCCCACTAGGTATCTGGTGTCAAGCCAATTCATGCTTTTGTTCAGAGATCTGCTTTCGTCTCGCAAGGGTGCCAATACTGATAAATCCCATTTGTTATCATTCCATTTTGTAACGTCCAAGGTTGGTAAGGACTGGGGAATTCCACGGTATAGAATCCTCCAAAATCTGAAATGAGGATTTCATTATCAGTCAGCTAGCTCATTCCACTCATGCATTGGAGAGGATAGAGATGCTTGCTTATTGTTATTCATCCTTCGCTATGCGATGACCTCCAGGCAGATATCCCCATCACTAGACTTGGATCTTTTCTGGAAGCCTAATTGAGAAAGGCCTCTTCTGGGAGGCACAGTTGGCGGAGCGACCgttatgcacgtgtgtgtgtgtgtgtgtgtgtgtgtgtgtgtgtgtgtgtgttcgtgtgtgtgtgtgtgtgtgtgttcgtgtgcctGTATGTGCGTTTCCTCTAGCTGCCACAGCCAGTTGTAAGATTGGGCTTCCCCCTCAAGATAGGGCCACATGGGAAGAAggcgagagagatgggggaggaggataTGTATTTAAAATGGATATTAGACTCTCGTTCCATGTGGGGCCTTCCCAAGGCTATAAACCATCTGTGGTGTAATGCTGAAAAAAATAACGCTTTTAAAACCGAAAAGTCAGAATAAGATGCAGAGCAGAAGTCAGATTTGAAATATCTATCTGGATTTAGATTTGGGGAAGCGATAAAAAAGAACCCTAACTGTGTCGGGGGAATGGCAGTAAAGTGGATGAATTTCACAAAGGAGTCCATTAGCCTTCTAGCCTAATGCATGATATCTCTGACAAGTCTCTAGAGGAACAGGTGCAAATGCCACGGCAGGCAAGGCAGTGTCTGTTTAGTTTAGTTTTTTactaaggggagaaagagaatgagttagggagacagtaaaggagTGAAGATAGGGTCCGGAGTCTATCTGAGGGATTTGTCTGTCCCTGAACATTTGAATCTTAGCAAATATGTTAAATAGTCTACTTTTGAGCCTTTTTTCGAGGCGCAAAAGCAGAGATATTTTCCATGACCTCTTAAACACTTTGtctaatgtttttttttctctctctctctcctttttcctcaGATTTCTCTGTTTTGCATCATCCACTGGATTCCAGCTGTGAAGATAGAAACACACTCTTTAACTTCCTGTCTGTGCAATAAAAAAATAAGACTTTCTAATTTTCTTCATGACAAAAACTGAACCATTGTATAAGTGTGAAAACACACGATCCGCCCTAATGCTACTGTGAGTTTACAGACGTTCAAAGAACCATCAATGCTCCTGAGAGGACCTTGTACACAGAATGATGTCAATGATGTCATATCGTTTCTGAGAGAGAGGTTTGGACGTTTATTCATGCAAACAAACCCAACAACCTGCTGCTTGTACGGTAAGATTCAACAACCTGCTGATTGTACTGTAAAATCCAACAACCCCCTAATCCCAGTGTACTATCGGCATACCGCGCCTGTGCGTCTCAGCCTTCCATGAAAGACCCATCAGATTTCTTCCCGTTCAACCATGAAATGCTTGTACTACGGACTATGTCTTTGCTCTTCTCACTCTGATAATTCTGTGATATGAAATTTGaaaaaatgaagaagaagaaacatTCTCTGCACAGGGCCTTTAATGTAATAGCATGAAGGAGCACCTGTTTGGACATAGGATACGATacatatgaggagagagaggagagtgaccaGAGACTCCTCTTCAGCTTGATTATGAGCAGCTGATCCATAAGCAGTTCTCTCCCTAGTGTATCTGAGACTTTAGAATCTTCTTGTTCCAGTTGTTCTGCCCTCGccaaggaagaggagagagaaagacagagattgacaacctcctcccctcctcttcctgtccccaTCACCTAGTAGGCGTTTGGGGTTTAAAACGTTGTAATGGGTGTTGGAAGTTCCCCTTTGGCAGTTTGCTAGTGAGACCTGGCTCTAGCTGTCACTACGTGTTGTGAGGACTTGAAGTTCCAGCTGAGTCTGAGAGGGGAGTtggggagagggtgaaggagggtCATGTCCTGACATGTCTACCGATGTAAAGTTACCACCCCCTTTCGCCCTGCCTCCCCCAACGCCATTCTTGCTGTAGGTCACTACACTCTCCTGACCCAAAATAACAATAATCAAAGAAGAGAAGTGGACAATGCAACATAGAACTGAAGAAAATGCAAATTCAAGCTCTGTTGGACACTAAGGGCTCGATTCAATCTGTAGTGCTGAATATCAGGattacagcgtgattgaaattgAAAGGCAATGTTTCCATGttcgcggagactgcattcacggtaatagctgcatatgtcggctcaatcggaaatgacctttaAAATGTTAAGCTTCCTTTCCGGATTGCATCCAGCCCTGAAGGGTTTGCTCTTGCACACTATTTACTGTTTGTTCCGAAGTCCTTCCAATGAGCAGTATTGTTTTGTTGGATCACTGATGGATCCATTTTCTCCTTTGCCTAGAAGATGATTCTGATGTCTTCAGAACATGTACCATGGCTATGGGGACTCCAGTATGATTGGCATGATGAACTTCTCTGGCCAAGTGCATCTTGTTAACTTCCGAACCAAAACTGAAACGTAATACATTCGTGTCTTATCTTGCTCCAGTGTATCATGTTTCATAAGTCTTAATTTATACAAAAATGACTTGACTTTATTTATTGTTTCTCTGCCTGCATTCATTTCCAGGTAAATGAATGTAGAACTTTTTAAGGGTAAATCATGCATGACCCTTGTTATAGATGCTCTATTTTATTGTTTATCCTTTGGTCTGCTTTTTTTGCACAGTTCAGTTTCTCCCAAAGTGCAACCTGTTCCAACCATATGGTCAGTGAGGTGAACAGGTCAGAGGTCTGGGGTTAGGAGTC
The sequence above is drawn from the Oncorhynchus gorbuscha isolate QuinsamMale2020 ecotype Even-year linkage group LG11, OgorEven_v1.0, whole genome shotgun sequence genome and encodes:
- the LOC123989306 gene encoding ectoderm-neural cortex protein 1-like, producing the protein MKMSVCVHENRKSRAGTGSMNIYLFHKSSYADSVLMHLNTLRQQRLFTDVLLHAGSRSFPCHRAVLAACSRYFQAMFSGGLRESQASEVDFRDSIHPEVLELLLDYVYSSRVVINEENAESLLEAGDMLEFQDIRDACAEFLERNLHPSNCLGMLLLSDAHQCTKLSELSWAMCLSNFPAICKTEDFLQLPKDMVVQLLSHEELETEDERLVYEATLNWVNYDLERRHCHLPELLQTVRLALLPAIFLMENVSTEELINAQLKSKELVDEAIHCKLKILQNDGVVNSPCARPRKTSHALFLLGGQTFMCDKLYLVDQKAKEIIPKADIPSPRKEFSACAIGCNVYVTGGRGSENGVSKDVWVYDTVHEEWSKAAPMLIARFGHGSAELKHCLYVVGGHTAGTGCLPASPSVSLKQVEQFDPAANKWTMVAPLREGVSNAAVVSVKLKLFAFGGTSVTHDKLPKVQCYDPQENCWMVPASCPQPWRYTAAAVLGNQIFVMGGDTEFSACSAYKFSSDTYQWTKVGDVTAKRMSCQAVASGNKLYVVGGYFGTQRCKTLDCYDPTLDAWNSITTVPYSLIPTAFVSTWKHLPA